Genomic segment of Nostoc sp. TCL240-02:
CGCTGAATTGATTGCCGCACTACCCGCCGAAAGGAAACCCGGCGTTCCAATTGTTGAGCAATGTATTCGGCAATTAGGTAGGCATCAGCATCAACTCGTTGAACTTCAACTACGTTAATGCGAATTTGGCGATTGCTACCCAATAGTCCTTGGAGTCCGGTACGCAAGGATTCTATACCTTGCCCACCACGCCCTACTACTACACCAGGTCTAGCTGTGCGTACTTCTAAGTCGATTTGGTCGGCTTTGCGCTCAATCCGCACTTCGGAAATTCCGGCGTTGTTTTGAGCAAGTCTACCCAGCTTTTGTTCTATATATTGACGGAGTTTGTGATCTTCTTGTAAAAGTTCTGGATAGCGGTCAGGAACAGCAAACCAACGGGATTGATGTTCATGTGTAATACCCAGGCGAAAACCAACTGGATGAATCTTCTGTCCCACGAATGCTTCCTCTAAGATTTCTTACTTTACGTAATTTATTCGTGTAAGCGTGCTTATTTTTCTGGTGCGGCTCCAACGGCCACAGTAATATGGCACGTCGGTTTGCGAATTTGGTAAGCTCGACCTTGCGCTCTTGGTTGGAACCGCTTTAACGGTGGCCCTTGATCGGCATAAGCCTGAGTAATCACTAGTTGAGTCCGATCTAACCCAGCGTTGTGTTCAGCATTAGCAGCAGCGCTTCTGAGAACCTTCAAGATGGGTTCAGTGGCGCGATAGGGCATGAATTCCAAGATGATTAGCGCTTCTCGGTACGATCGCCCCCGGATTTGATCGAGTACCCGACGCACTTTGTAGGCCGAGATGCGGATAAAACGAGCGATCGCTTTTACTTCAGTAGTATTAGTAGCCATAATTTTCTCCAATTTTGTCATTTGTCATTTTTCATTTGTCACTTGTCTTTAGCTAATGACTAATGACTAATAACTAATGACTACCTACCCGCTTTTTTGTCACTTTTTCCATGACCCCTATAGGTGCGTGTCGGGGCAAATTCACCCAACTTGTGTCCTACCATCTGTTCATTTACAAAAACTGGAACGTGTTGTCGTCCGTTGTGAACAGCGATGGTATGACCTACCATTAGGGGCAAAATTGTCGAAGCTCTTGACCAAGTTTTAATAACTTCTTTTCTGTTATTGTCGTTGAGCTTTTCAATTTTCTTTAAGAGATGATCCGCAACGAAAGGACCTTTTTTTAGAGAACGACCCATAGTTCAATTTTGGATTTAGGATTTAGGAATTAGGATTTAGAATTTCGGATTTTGGATAATTAGGTGAGTAAATCAGGTTTCACAAATTTTCAATGTTCACAAGTAGACCCCAATCTACAATCCAAAATCTAAAATCTAAAATTCTATGATTCACGACCACCGCGACCGCGTTTAGAAGACTTACGGCGACGACGCACAATGAATTTGCTGCTAAGTTTCTTGCGATTGCGTGTCTTCGCGCCCAATGTGGGTTTACCCCAAGGTGTAACAGGTCCAGATCTACCGATAGGAGCCCTACCTTCACCACCACCATGTGGGTGATCCACTGGGTTCATGACGCTACCTCTAACCTTCGGACGGCGACCTTTCCAGCGATTGCGTCCTGCTTTACCTGCGCTCAGGTTTCTCGCATCGGTGTTGCCCACTTGCCCAATGGTGGCGTAGCAATCACGCCGAATTAAGCGGACTTCTCCCGAAGGCAACTTGAGAGTTACATAATCACCTTCTTTTGCCACAACTTGAGCGCTAGCACCAGCAGCCCGCACGATTTGACCACCTTTACCAGGAGTCATTTCTACGTTGTGAACGCTAGTACCTAAGGGAATCCTTGATAGAGGTAAAGCATTACCATCTTCAAAGGGAGATTCAGGGCCAGAAATAATTATTGTTCCAACTTTCAACCCGTTGGGATGAAGAATGTACCGTTTTTCGCCATCTTGGTAGTACAAAAGGGCAATTCGGGCATTACGGTTAGGATCGTATTCAATTGCTGCGACTTTAGCAGGAATATTATGTTTATCCCTTTTAAAATCGATGATCCGGTAAAGTTGTTTGTGTCCGCCACCCCGGCGACGACTGGTAATCCGCCCGGTATTATTCCGACCTTTGGCGCGATGCTTTGAGGTAGTTAGGGATTTTTCTGGCTCGGTTTTTGTGATTTCCGCAAAGTCAGAAACTGTAACTTGGCGAGTGCTGGGGGTATAAGGGCGATAAGAACGAGTACCCATAATCTATTTTGGATTTTGGATTTTTGATTTACTTAAATTTCGGATTTTGAATTTTGGATTTAATGAGTGTTTAACTAATTACGACCATGTTTGGTATTTATTCAGTAAACTCCTCAATCTAAAATCTAAAATCTAAAATTCCTAGACTTCTGGGAATAGAACTTGTCTAATCTTGTCTTCATCCCCAGGTGCGACTGTAACAATGGCTCGCTTATATTGGGGCTTATAACCGATAAATTTACCAACGCGCCGTTTTTTACGTGGTGGTAAGTTGGTGTTGACTTTTACAACCTTGACCTGAAATAAGTCTTCGATCGCAGCCTTGATTTCTGGCTTAGATGCCTTTGGAATTACTTCAAAGGTGTACTTATTTTGCTCCATCAAGATAGTCGCCTTCTCGGTGACTATTGGGCGACGTACTAAGTCGGCAAGGTCGCGGGGGTCAAAGCTAGGCACTGTAGACCTCCTGAATTTTTTCTAGGGCTGATGCCGTAACTACAATTTTGTCAGCGTGCAGTAAATCAAAAACATTTAACTGGTCGGCTGCAATTAGTTTTAAATTTTCAATGTTGCGGGCTGACAAATAAACATTATCTGTATCCGCAATTTCAGACAAAATTAACAGTGCCTTGCTTTCTGGCGCTACTCCCCAACGGGCAAGAGCTGCTACTAAGTCTTTAGTTTTCGGGCGAGATAGCTCGGTGCTAAATTCTTCTACTACGATCAAATCGTCAATGCGGCTGACAAATGCTGTCCGCAGTGCTAAACGTCGCTCTTTGCGGTTCAACTTCAGGTCGAAATCTCTAGGCTTTGGCCCAAAGATCACACCACCACCACGCCACAATGGTGAACGAATAGACCCTGCACGAGCGCGACCAGTACCTTTTTGTCGCCAAGGTTTACGACCGCCACCTCTAACTTCAGCACGAGTTTTTGTACTGGCGTTTCCTTGACGAGCATTGGTTAATTGCCGTACTAAGGCACGATGCACGATATGGGAGGCTGTTTCTTCTTTGGCAACGCGCAACTCGAAGGTCGTCTCGCCGACCTGTTCTCCTTGCCAATTTTTAACTACGCTTTCAACCATCTTTGTTATTTTGTCCTTTGTCTTTTGTCCTTTGTCTTTTGTCATTTGCCATTTTTCTTTTGCCATTTGTCATTTGTTCTTTGTCCTTAAACCAATTGACAAATGACTAATGACCAATAACTAATGACTAATTACTAAT
This window contains:
- the rpsC gene encoding 30S ribosomal protein S3: MGQKIHPVGFRLGITHEHQSRWFAVPDRYPELLQEDHKLRQYIEQKLGRLAQNNAGISEVRIERKADQIDLEVRTARPGVVVGRGGQGIESLRTGLQGLLGSNRQIRINVVEVQRVDADAYLIAEYIAQQLERRVSFRRVVRQSIQRAQRAGVQGIKIQVSGRLNGAEIARTEWTREGRVPLHTLRADIDYSYCTAKTVYGILGIKVWVFKGEIIPGQEPDPLPPASRDRERDPRDREREPRRRQQQRRRQQFEDRSNEG
- the rplV gene encoding 50S ribosomal protein L22 → MATNTTEVKAIARFIRISAYKVRRVLDQIRGRSYREALIILEFMPYRATEPILKVLRSAAANAEHNAGLDRTQLVITQAYADQGPPLKRFQPRAQGRAYQIRKPTCHITVAVGAAPEK
- the rpsS gene encoding 30S ribosomal protein S19, which translates into the protein MGRSLKKGPFVADHLLKKIEKLNDNNRKEVIKTWSRASTILPLMVGHTIAVHNGRQHVPVFVNEQMVGHKLGEFAPTRTYRGHGKSDKKAGR
- the rplB gene encoding 50S ribosomal protein L2, which translates into the protein MGTRSYRPYTPSTRQVTVSDFAEITKTEPEKSLTTSKHRAKGRNNTGRITSRRRGGGHKQLYRIIDFKRDKHNIPAKVAAIEYDPNRNARIALLYYQDGEKRYILHPNGLKVGTIIISGPESPFEDGNALPLSRIPLGTSVHNVEMTPGKGGQIVRAAGASAQVVAKEGDYVTLKLPSGEVRLIRRDCYATIGQVGNTDARNLSAGKAGRNRWKGRRPKVRGSVMNPVDHPHGGGEGRAPIGRSGPVTPWGKPTLGAKTRNRKKLSSKFIVRRRRKSSKRGRGGRES
- a CDS encoding 50S ribosomal protein L23, giving the protein MPSFDPRDLADLVRRPIVTEKATILMEQNKYTFEVIPKASKPEIKAAIEDLFQVKVVKVNTNLPPRKKRRVGKFIGYKPQYKRAIVTVAPGDEDKIRQVLFPEV
- the rplD gene encoding 50S ribosomal protein L4; translation: MVESVVKNWQGEQVGETTFELRVAKEETASHIVHRALVRQLTNARQGNASTKTRAEVRGGGRKPWRQKGTGRARAGSIRSPLWRGGGVIFGPKPRDFDLKLNRKERRLALRTAFVSRIDDLIVVEEFSTELSRPKTKDLVAALARWGVAPESKALLILSEIADTDNVYLSARNIENLKLIAADQLNVFDLLHADKIVVTASALEKIQEVYSA